One Pocillopora verrucosa isolate sample1 chromosome 10, ASM3666991v2, whole genome shotgun sequence genomic window carries:
- the LOC136283751 gene encoding uncharacterized protein, with translation MIFNLYVSDLYEFTPSLMECVQYADDTSLYSYFNVKELDSRVVDVNETLVSITNWSQDSNLALNPAKTKCMLFSTPQISSYHSLAERPIHLSVGDKPLESVHSIKLLGVHMTNTLKRDDHVEHLTSSCYGVLLALRKIKNFTNYHLRKHLVECLVLSRLDFSDIIFHPLTDYLLKG, from the coding sequence ATGATTTTTAACTTATATGTATCAGATCTATACGAGTTCACTCCATCATTGATGGAATGCGTCCAGTATGCGGACGACACCTCACTGTACAGCTATTTTAATGTCAAGGAGTTAGACTCAAGAGTTGTGGACGTGAATGAGACTCTTGTAAGTATCACAAACTGGTCCCAGGACTCCAACTTGGCGCTGAACCCTGCAAAGACTAAGTGTATGTTGTTCTCAACTCCTCAGATATCGTCTTACCATTCTCTGGCTGAACGTCCTATACATTTATCTGTAGGAGATAAACCCCTCGAGAGTGTTCACTCTATTAAATTACTTGGGGTTCACATGACTAACACCTTGAAAAGGGATGATCATGTTGAGCATCTCACCTCATCTTGCTATGGTGTCCTACTTGCGCTGAGGAAAATCAAGAACTTTACAAACTACCACCTTAGAAAACATTTAGTTGAATGTCTGGTTCTATCTCGCCTAGACTTTAGTGATATAATATTCCATCCACTTACTGATTACCTtctaaagggttaa
- the LOC131787106 gene encoding 26S proteasome non-ATPase regulatory subunit 3, with the protein MAKADVEMKEEPKQNDSAESEEPKAEVSKEEKERLVLEDLKDQVKYIEKSVSSKEPRFLTRVLRAIPATRKKLTHPILRKLICGFFPNSSVARDGLLAFLDEPMESEPGVPFRPRSARLIAAAALPEVEFYFHLLVLIHLIDTECYKEAVKCSELLMQRSLGHNRRTLDPLLAKCYFYHSRAYELVDRLQEIRSFLLARLRTATLRHDDEGQAILLNLLLRNYLQLNLYDQAEKLVSKSSFPETASTNEWARFLYYTGIIKAIQLDYSEAHKNLLQAIRKAPQQAAIGFKQTAHKFAIVVQLLLGEIPDRATFREPFLRKTLVPYFQLTQAVLNGDLKLFNQVVDKFKEKFLSEKTYTLIIRLRHNVIKAGVRMINLSYSRISLTDIAQKLQLDSPEDAEFIVAKAIRDGVIDATIDHEKGHVQSKENVDIYSTNEPQGAFHQRVSFCLDLYNQSVKAMRFPPKSYSKNLESLEEQREREKQDLELAKEMAEDDDDFP; encoded by the exons atggcaAAGGCAGACgtagaaatgaaagaagaaccTAAGCAGAACGATTCAGCAGAATCAGAAGAACCGAAAGCGGAGGTCtcgaaggaagaaaaagagagactCGTTTTGGAAG ATCTCAAAGATCAGGTCAAGTACATAGAAAAGTCAGTGTCATCCAAGGAACCACGGTTTCTAACCCGTGTTCTAAGAGCCATTCCAGCAACAAGGAAGAAGCTTACTCACCCAATTCTCAGAAAGCTTATTTGTGGCTTTTTTCCCAATT CATCAGTTGCAAGAGATGGCTTGTTGGCTTTTCTTGATGAG CCAATGGAATCAGAACCTGGAGTACCATTCAGACCACGTAGTGCTCGGTTGATAGCTGCTGCAGCATTACCTgaagttgaattttattttcacctGTTGGTTTTGATTCATCTTATTGATACAGAGTGTTACAAGGAG GCTGTTAAATGTTCAGAACTGCTGATGCAGCGATCTTTAGGACACAACAGAAGGACGTTGGACCCCCTTCTTGCCAAGTGTTATTTCTATCATTCTCGTGCTTATGAACTGGTTGACAGACTACAAGAAATCAGAAG CTTTCTACTAGCAAGATTGAGGACAGCTACTTTAAGGCATGATGATGAAGGACAA GCCATTCTTTTGAATCTCCTCTTAAGAAACTATCTTCAGCTGAACTTGTATGATCAG GCTGAGAAGTTAGTGTCCAAGTCATCGTTTCCAGAGACAGCCAGCACAAATGAATGGGCAAGATTTCTGTACTATACTG GCATTATCAAAGCTATTCAACTTGACTACTCAGAGGCTCACAAAAATCTTCTGCAGGCCATAAGGAAAGCTCCACAGCAAGCTGCTATTGGATTCAAGCAAACT gCACACAAATTTGCTATTGTTGTTCAACTGCTTCTTGGTGAAATACCTGATAGAGCCACTTTTAGAGAACCATTTCTGAGAAAAACTCTTGTTCCTTACTTTCAACTTACACAAG CTGTACTGAATGGAGATTTGAAGCTCTTTAATCAAGTTGTGGAcaagtttaaagaaaagtttctcTCAGAGAAAACTTACACCCTAATCATAAG GTTGCGGCACAATGTGATCAAGGCAGGGGTGCGAATGATTAACCTATCATATTCACGCATTTCCCTGACTGACATTGCACAGAAACTGCAGTTGGATAGCCCTGAAGATGCTGAATTTATTGTTGCTAAG GCAATTCGTGATGGTGTAATTGATGCCACAATAGATCACGAGAAAGGCCATGTTCAGTCTAAG GAAAATGTGGACATCTACTCTACTAATGAACCACAAGGAGCTTTTCATCAGAGAGTTAGTTTCTGTTTGGATCTTTACAATCAGTCTGTCAAG